Genomic window (Arcobacter aquimarinus):
TTTTTTTAGCAATTGAACCACCAAAAAAAGAGGAAGTGGAAACGCTGGTGAAAAAATCACCATCTTTCCCTATTTCTTTATAGTTTGAATAATAACCATCTTTTCCATAAAGCCAGTCATTAAAATAATCACAAAATTTTATCATTTACAAACATCAATAACTGATTGTTGATTTGGATATAAATATACTTCAACTCTTCTATTTAATCCCATATTTGCTTCATTATTATTTAGTGCAACTGGTTTATCAAAAGAACAACCTCTTGAGAAAATTTGATTAGAAACACCAGAATTATAAATAATATTACCTACATTACTAGCTCTTTTTTCAGATAAATTTTGATTATAAGCGTGAGTTCCTCTATTATCTGTGTGACCTACAACTTGAACTAAAGTATTTGGATATTTTTGTAAAACAGAGTTTATTTTAGATATTTTTGTTTGAGCACTATAAGTTGGATTTGCTGAATTTGTTTCAAACATCATATCATCTCTAAACATTACTTTTACATAGTTATCTGTATTTGAAACAATTAAATCTTGATTTGGGTCTAGTGCTGCATTTGGATTATTGTTTACATTTGTATTTAAACTTTCAGCAACTTCTTGAGCTTGTTTATCCATACTATAACCAATAGCTCCACCAATAGCAGCACCTGCAACTGCTCCTATTACTTTATTTCTACTTTTACTTCCTCCACCAACATTATTTCCAAGAACAACACCTGCAATAGTTCCTAATGTTGCACCTATAATAGCATTTTGATTGTTATCAAATGTTTGGTTTCCAGTTGTTGTAGCACAACCAGTAATCATTGATGCAATAACTGCTGTTGATAAAATAGTTTTTAAATTTATAAATTTCATAATGAACCTTTTTTAATAAGTTTTAATTCTATCATATTTAACATATTAATTGTGAAAAAATAGTAGAGTCTTTATGGTTACATTAATGTAATAATTTTATGTTATAATAAAAATAACTTAAATAAGGAGTTTCTATGGAAAAAAGAACAAAAATATTAGCAACTTTAGGCCCAGCAAGCCATAGTATAGAGATGATTGAAGGATTAATTAAAGCTGGTGCAAACATGTTTAGATTAAATTTTTCACATGGAAGTCATGAATATCATTTAGAAACGTTAAATAATATTAAAGCAGCTATGAAAAATACAGGTAAAACTGTAGGTATTTTACAAGATATTTCAGGACCAAAAGTAAGAATTGGTGATTTAAAAGAGTCTTTTGAACTTTTTAGAGATGATATTATTACATTTTTAAAAAATGAAATAGTTGGATATAAAAGAGGTGATAAAGATTATGTTGTATCTATTAATTACCCAGATATTTTAGATAAAGTTAAAATTGATGAATATATATATTTGTATGATGGAACAATTAGAGCAAAAGTTATTGAAACAGGTAAAGAGGTAAAAGCAAAAATTGAAAATCATGGAACTTTATCTTCAAAAAAAGGTGTGAATTTCCCAAATACAGTAATTGATATTGATGTAATTACAAAAAAAGATGAAAAAGATATAGCTTGGGGAGTTGAAAACGAAGTTGATTATTTTGCTATCTCATTTGTTCAAAATGCAAAAGATATGAAAAATGCAAGAAAACTTTTAAATGGATATAAAGGTAAATTAATTGCAAAAATTGAAAAATTTGATGCAGTTGAAAATATTGATGAAATTATAGAAGCTAGTGATGGATTAATGGTTGCAAGGGGAGATTTAGGAATAGAAGTTCCATATTATGATGTTCCAACTATTCAAAAAATGCTTATAAAAAAAGCAAATTTAAAAGGAATACCTGTAATTACAGCAACTCAAATGCTTTTATCTATGACAGAAAACGAAAGAGCAACAAGAGCTGAAATCTCAGACGTAGCTAATGCTGTTTTAGATGGAACTGATGTTGTAATGCTTTCTGAAGAGAGTGCTGTTGGAACTGATCCTGTAAATGTTGTTGATACAATGAAAAATATCATTGCAAAAACAGAAGATATTTATAATTATGATAAACAGTATAAATTTCCATATTTAGATGAATTTGATGTTATTCAAGCAACTGTAACTAAACTTGCAGATGATTTAAAAGCAGATGGAATTTTAGCACTTACAAGTTCTGGAAGATCAGCTGTTAAAATGTCAAGATATAGACCAAAAACTCCAATCTTTACATTTACTCATAAGAAAAAAGTGTTAAATTCACTAACTGCTGTTTGGGGAGTTGAACCAGTTGGAACTATAAAAGAGGCACAAGCTTCTAAAATGTTTCAAAAGATGTTGAAATCTTTAGATGAGATTGGAAAATTAAAGAAAAATGGTTTATACGTAGCAACAGTTGGTTATCCGGTTGGAATGCCAGGAAGTACTAATACTATCAAAATCTTAACTCCATCTGAAATAGAGTATTATTTAAATTTTAAAGAGAAAAATAATAAAGATAAGAAGTAATTTAAAAATATTCAGCATAGTATGCAAAACTATTGAAGTTTTGCATACATTTCAAGAAGTTCTATTTGTTTTTCTATTTCATAGATTTTTAAATCTAAAGATTTAATTTTTTGTGAGTTTTGTAAAGTATCCACATCACTTTGAGTTTTGATTTGAGCCTCTTTTTCTTCATTTATGATTTTCAAAATTGAGTCATAAACTTCTAAATCATCTTTTGTGATTTGTAGTCTCTCATCAAGCATAGATATTTTTTCAAGTTTTGTTTTAAAAAAAGTTTTTTCATCATCAATGCTATTTTCAAGATTTAGTTTCGATTTTAAATAATCTATTTTTTTACTTTCTATATCATTGAAAGTTCTTGTATCAAGAGGAATATTTAAACTTAATCCAAAAGTTTGTTCATTTTCTTTATCTAGTCCATTTTTATTATCAGTTTCATGATATTTTGAATAAGTATAAAATGCATTTACACTTGGCAGATATTTTGCCATTGTCATGTATGAATAATTTCCTTTTTTTTCTATATCCGCTTCTAATTTTTTTAGTTCAATATTATTTTCCATAAACTCTTTTTCATTAAATAGTTTAAAAATAGGAAGTTCAAATTTTGTGTAATCTTGTGAAGAGATATTATTGAAGTTATTGATTAATTCTTGTTTTTGGTACTTTAAATCTACAAGATTATGTTTTGTTATATTCAATGTTAAAAGAGCATCATCCAAAAATGAAGCATCTAAAAAACCATTTAAAACTTGTTCTTTTTTTCTAGTTACATCAATTTTTGCATTTTCTAAAGTATATTTTGCTTTTTGCAGATTTAAGTTTGTTTTTTCAATATTATATAAAAGATTCAAAGCTTGCTTAATAAGCTCTTTTTTTTGTTGTTCTAATTCGATAGAAGCATAATCATACGATGAATCAGCATATTTAATAGCTTTATATATTCCACCACTTTGGAAAATTGGTTGATTTATTGAGATTATTGATTGAGCTGTTTCATACTCTTCCCCAAGATTTTTTTTGTATTGATAAGTTATTGGATTTATCCAATCTTTTCTTAATTTTGAACTATCTTGTTCTATTTGTTCTTTCGTTAAATTAAAAGTTTCTAACCTTTTATCAGAGATTATTTTTTCATCAAAAAGTTCATTTGAAGCGTACAAATTTATGGAGATTAAACTACAAAGAAGTAGTTTAACCTTGCTTGATTTTATCAAGTGCATTTTGTAACCTTTTAAAACCTTCATTTATTTCTTCTTTTGAAATAGTTAAAGCAGGAAGAAGTCTTAAAGTATTTTTACCTGCTTTTAAAACTAAAACACCATTTTCAAAAGCAGTTTTAATAATAAGTGCTAATGTATCAGCATCTTTTACTCTTAATCCTCTCATTAATCCAAGACCTACGTTATCAGTGAAAAATTCTTTATTATTTTCATAAATTTCATTTAGTTTAGTATTAAAATAGATAATAGTTTCATCTAA
Coding sequences:
- a CDS encoding OmpA family protein, producing MKFINLKTILSTAVIASMITGCATTTGNQTFDNNQNAIIGATLGTIAGVVLGNNVGGGSKSRNKVIGAVAGAAIGGAIGYSMDKQAQEVAESLNTNVNNNPNAALDPNQDLIVSNTDNYVKVMFRDDMMFETNSANPTYSAQTKISKINSVLQKYPNTLVQVVGHTDNRGTHAYNQNLSEKRASNVGNIIYNSGVSNQIFSRGCSFDKPVALNNNEANMGLNRRVEVYLYPNQQSVIDVCK
- the pyk gene encoding pyruvate kinase, translating into MEKRTKILATLGPASHSIEMIEGLIKAGANMFRLNFSHGSHEYHLETLNNIKAAMKNTGKTVGILQDISGPKVRIGDLKESFELFRDDIITFLKNEIVGYKRGDKDYVVSINYPDILDKVKIDEYIYLYDGTIRAKVIETGKEVKAKIENHGTLSSKKGVNFPNTVIDIDVITKKDEKDIAWGVENEVDYFAISFVQNAKDMKNARKLLNGYKGKLIAKIEKFDAVENIDEIIEASDGLMVARGDLGIEVPYYDVPTIQKMLIKKANLKGIPVITATQMLLSMTENERATRAEISDVANAVLDGTDVVMLSEESAVGTDPVNVVDTMKNIIAKTEDIYNYDKQYKFPYLDEFDVIQATVTKLADDLKADGILALTSSGRSAVKMSRYRPKTPIFTFTHKKKVLNSLTAVWGVEPVGTIKEAQASKMFQKMLKSLDEIGKLKKNGLYVATVGYPVGMPGSTNTIKILTPSEIEYYLNFKEKNNKDKK
- a CDS encoding TolC family protein; its protein translation is MHLIKSSKVKLLLCSLISINLYASNELFDEKIISDKRLETFNLTKEQIEQDSSKLRKDWINPITYQYKKNLGEEYETAQSIISINQPIFQSGGIYKAIKYADSSYDYASIELEQQKKELIKQALNLLYNIEKTNLNLQKAKYTLENAKIDVTRKKEQVLNGFLDASFLDDALLTLNITKHNLVDLKYQKQELINNFNNISSQDYTKFELPIFKLFNEKEFMENNIELKKLEADIEKKGNYSYMTMAKYLPSVNAFYTYSKYHETDNKNGLDKENEQTFGLSLNIPLDTRTFNDIESKKIDYLKSKLNLENSIDDEKTFFKTKLEKISMLDERLQITKDDLEVYDSILKIINEEKEAQIKTQSDVDTLQNSQKIKSLDLKIYEIEKQIELLEMYAKLQ